The DNA sequence TTCAATGATGATTGCCGGCGCCATGCCGCCAGCGGCGCACATAGTGACCAGGCCATAGCGGCCGCCGGACCGTTCCAGTTCGTCCAGCGCCGTGCCGATCAGGATCGAGCCGGTGGCACCGATCGGGTGGCCAAGCGCCATCGCGCCGCCATTGATGTTCACTTTCTCGCGGTCGAGATCGAGGTCGCGGATGAATTTCTCGGCAACCACCGAGAAAGCCTCGTTGATTTCCCAGACATCGATATCGTCCTTGCTCATGCCGGCCTTTTCCAGAACCTTCTTCGCGGCAGGCACCGGGGCGTTCAGCATCAGGGTGGGGCAGTCGCCCATGTTTGCCGTGGCCACGATGCGGGCGCGCGGCTTCAGGCCATTCTTGTCGGCATAGTCTTTCGAGGTGATCAGAAGGGCCGCTGCGCCGTCAACGACACCGGAAGAATTTCCGGCATGATGGACATGGTTCATCTTGCCTTCGAGTTGCGGGTATTTCTTCGTGACCATCTTGCCATAGGTGTTGCCCTGATCGTCGACCGGGATGTCCATGAACATGTTGAAGACGGTTTTCAGGCCCGACAGGCTTTCCATCGTGGTGCCGGGGCGGGGGAATTCATCCTTCTCCAGCGCCAGCGTGCCATCACGATTGTAGACCGGCACGACAGATTTATCGAAGCGGCCTTCATCCATGGCGCGCTTGGCGCGGTCCTGGCTGGTAACCGCCAGCTGGTCGACGGCCTCGCGGTCGATGCCTTCGAGGGTCGCAATGGCATCGGCGCAGACGCCCTGCTGCGATTGCGGGTGCAGTTCGCGCAGGTGAAGATTGCCGGCATCCATCATCGGCGGGTTCTTCGGGTCGGCCGTTGAGGCCGTATAGCTCATCATCTCACAGCCGCCTGCAATGACGCAGTCTTCCATGCCGGACATGATTTGCGCCGCGGCGAGCGAGACCGTGGTGATGCCGGAGCCGCAGAAACGGTCCAGCGTCACGCCGGACGCCTTCACGTCAAAGCCCGCATCGAGCGCGGCCATGCGGCCCATGTCGGCGCCTTGCGCGCCGCGCTGGCTGGACGTGCCCCAGATGATGTCGTCCACGGTCGAGGTATCGAGATTGTTGCGATCGCGGATGGCGCCCAGCACCGTCGCGCCCAGATGCTGCGGGTGCAGGTGGGCCAGCGATCCCTTGCCAACCTTGCCAATCCCGCGCGGTGTGCGCACAGCGTCGATGATGTAGGCCTCAGCCATGTCCGGTATCTCCCTTGGATTTATGTTTTGAGGCACTTTACGCGCACGTAAGCGTAAGGGCCACCCGTGACGTCGGGTTATGCAGTCCAACTGTTTTTCGCCCTGTTCGGAACGGCCCAGTTTGTATTTCATTAACTATCAGCTACATCCGAAATGAACCGGGGAGAGGGCTGCATGGCTGACGATGCCAGGGATTTGTCAGACGAAGACATTGCGTATTTCGCAAACCGACCGTCGACCGACTATGACGAAGTGGTGCTGCAGGCGGACTATGCCGCGCGCGCGGCCATCAGTTTCTATCGCTTCCGGCAGCTCGGCGGCGGACGCAATGGGCGGACTCCTGAAACGCGGATGCAGTTCGGCAAGTCCACAGGGCAGGGCATCCATTATGTCTCCGACCATCCGCAGGTGCGCATCCTCAATCTCTCGCTGATCGCCCTGCTCATATTGTTCGAGAGTGCGGCGAACGCCTATTTCTTTGCCCAGCAGAGTGAGTTCGGCCTGTCAGGCGGCATCTTCCAGGCGGCAGCGGTCTCCCTGGCGAATGTGGCGACCAGCTATTTCATCATCGGCTATTGGGGCCTGCGCCACGCTTCCATAGGTCTTGATCCAAACAAGCCATTGCTGGGATTCGACAGCCGGAACGTTATCAAAGGATTTGGAATATTAGCGGTTATTGTGGGTGTAGTGATTGTTTTGCTCGTCAACCTGTCCGCTGCGCACTATCGCAACATTCTGGATCTGACCGCTTCGGGGTTGGTGGATCTAAACACTACCGTTACTTCGTGGGATGAAGCAGGGAACGTTGTCGAACGTGAAATTCCTCTGATCGGCGCGAGCCCGACGTCATGGATGGGTTTCTTTGCAAACAAGTCGGAGTGTGAAATCATTCTGCAATCTGAAATGGGGAAATCCATCGGCAGCGCCGCGACCAATGCGATGTGCCGTCCGTTTGCGCTCCACTCGCTCGACGCCATGGTTCTGTTTGCGCTGGGCCTCGCCATCTCTGCGGTTGCGGCGTTCGAGGGCCGCAAGGCCGATGCGGCCTTTCCCGGCTTCAGCGATGCGGCCCGCCAGATCGAGCGCGCACGGCGCGACCTGCAATATGCGCTCGAGGACTATTATGACAGCTATTCCGACATCGTCGAAGACATTGAGGAGGACATTGGCGTCAAGCTGACCGCACAGCAGAAGATCACGCTGCGTCGCGCCATGGATGGCCGGGTCGAGAAGTATCGCCGGCTGCTGGAAACCGATCCGGATGTGTTGTGCGACGAGTTCGACGTGCCCCCGGAAGCGGTCGAGCACATCACCGGCAAGACTCC is a window from the Hyphomonas sp. genome containing:
- a CDS encoding acetyl-CoA C-acetyltransferase produces the protein MAEAYIIDAVRTPRGIGKVGKGSLAHLHPQHLGATVLGAIRDRNNLDTSTVDDIIWGTSSQRGAQGADMGRMAALDAGFDVKASGVTLDRFCGSGITTVSLAAAQIMSGMEDCVIAGGCEMMSYTASTADPKNPPMMDAGNLHLRELHPQSQQGVCADAIATLEGIDREAVDQLAVTSQDRAKRAMDEGRFDKSVVPVYNRDGTLALEKDEFPRPGTTMESLSGLKTVFNMFMDIPVDDQGNTYGKMVTKKYPQLEGKMNHVHHAGNSSGVVDGAAALLITSKDYADKNGLKPRARIVATANMGDCPTLMLNAPVPAAKKVLEKAGMSKDDIDVWEINEAFSVVAEKFIRDLDLDREKVNINGGAMALGHPIGATGSILIGTALDELERSGGRYGLVTMCAAGGMAPAIIIERI